From the genome of Hathewaya histolytica, one region includes:
- a CDS encoding type 1 glutamine amidotransferase, whose amino-acid sequence MELNICHLYPDLLNVYGDYGNILVLKYRAEKRGIKVNIHNLSIGEDFQNDLYDIVLFGGGQDFEQSIVSNDILETKKNNIEKYIEDGKVFLSICGGYQLLGKYYTTPSGEKLPGLSILDIYTEAGDTRFIGNTIIYNEEFKETYVGFENHSGRTYIGNVKPLGKIISGYGNNGTDGYEGCIYKNTFCTYFHGSLLSKNPELADRLLLSALKPKYPELTLEPLDDSLELNAKEHIVKTYSNK is encoded by the coding sequence ATGGAATTAAATATATGCCATCTATATCCAGATTTATTAAATGTATATGGAGATTATGGGAACATATTAGTTCTTAAATATAGAGCAGAAAAAAGAGGTATAAAAGTAAATATACACAACCTATCTATTGGAGAAGATTTTCAAAATGATTTATATGATATTGTTCTCTTTGGTGGTGGGCAAGATTTTGAGCAATCTATAGTATCAAACGATATATTAGAAACTAAGAAAAATAATATTGAAAAATACATAGAAGACGGAAAAGTATTTTTAAGTATCTGTGGTGGATATCAACTTCTAGGAAAATATTATACCACACCAAGTGGAGAAAAACTTCCAGGTCTTTCTATACTAGACATCTATACGGAAGCTGGAGATACTAGATTCATAGGAAATACCATAATATATAATGAAGAGTTTAAGGAAACTTATGTTGGATTTGAGAACCATTCTGGTAGAACCTATATTGGTAATGTAAAGCCTCTTGGAAAAATAATTTCAGGATATGGAAATAATGGAACTGACGGATATGAAGGTTGTATTTACAAAAATACCTTCTGTACTTACTTTCATGGATCTCTATTATCAAAAAACCCTGAGCTTGCTGACAGACTTCTATTATCAGCATTAAAACCTAAATATCCAGAATTAACTTTAGAACCCTTAGATGATTCTTTAGAATTAAATGCAAAAGAACATATAGTTAAAACATATTCAAACAAATAA
- a CDS encoding CapA family protein has translation MANKRTTNLTGRQQKRLKHFFFVILFVLLLGIISSVIFIASNLIESKGSKHTSTPITAKQDIKNEDSSKKNISTPKKENISNPKPDTHTEVLISSVGDCTIGSDSKFSGETLPVVLANKGMDYSYFFKNVATYFKNDDLTVANLETTFTNATNKMPKAFNFKAPPSYSKALTLGSIEAVNIANNHIYDYNKKGFDDTKETLKNEGVNFFGEGTIWKTTIKNKKFAFLGYRGWEENINFEKLKNEIVKLKNEGNIVIINFHWGMERQNYPIEFQKKLAKFSIDNGADLIIGHHPHVLQGIETYKGKYICYSLGNFCFGGNTNPKDKDTIILQTQFKFKNDKLIETGIKAIPCRISSVNYKNDYCPTPLKGDSGARILQRLNKISPRAGFNISEEFHFEKH, from the coding sequence TTGGCTAACAAAAGAACTACTAATTTAACTGGTAGGCAACAAAAAAGATTAAAGCATTTCTTTTTTGTTATCCTATTTGTCTTATTACTTGGCATTATAAGTTCCGTAATTTTTATTGCAAGTAATTTAATTGAATCTAAAGGTAGTAAACATACTTCCACCCCTATTACAGCAAAGCAAGATATAAAAAATGAAGATTCATCTAAGAAAAATATAAGCACACCTAAAAAAGAAAATATATCTAATCCAAAACCCGATACCCATACAGAAGTTTTAATTTCTTCTGTTGGAGATTGTACTATAGGTAGCGATTCAAAGTTTTCTGGTGAAACCCTCCCCGTAGTACTTGCAAATAAAGGTATGGATTATTCTTATTTTTTTAAAAATGTAGCAACATATTTTAAGAACGATGATCTTACTGTTGCAAACTTAGAAACAACATTTACTAATGCTACTAATAAAATGCCTAAAGCCTTTAACTTTAAGGCTCCACCTTCTTATTCAAAGGCCTTAACTTTAGGATCTATTGAAGCTGTTAATATTGCTAATAATCATATTTATGATTATAATAAAAAAGGGTTTGATGATACAAAAGAAACTCTTAAAAATGAAGGTGTAAATTTTTTTGGCGAAGGCACCATTTGGAAGACTACTATTAAAAATAAAAAGTTTGCTTTTTTAGGATATAGAGGTTGGGAAGAAAATATAAATTTTGAAAAACTTAAAAATGAAATAGTTAAGTTAAAAAATGAAGGAAATATCGTAATTATAAATTTTCATTGGGGTATGGAAAGACAAAATTATCCTATAGAGTTTCAAAAGAAACTTGCTAAGTTCTCTATAGATAATGGTGCTGATTTAATAATTGGCCATCACCCACACGTACTTCAAGGTATTGAAACATATAAAGGAAAATATATATGCTATAGTTTAGGTAATTTTTGTTTTGGTGGAAATACAAACCCTAAGGACAAAGATACAATTATACTTCAAACTCAGTTTAAATTTAAAAATGATAAACTTATAGAAACAGGTATTAAAGCAATCCCTTGTAGAATATCCTCTGTAAATTATAAAAACGATTACTGCCCTACTCCTTTAAAAGGTGATTCAGGTGCTAGGATATTACAAAGATTAAATAAAATTTCTCCGAGGGCAGGTTTTAACATTTCAGAAGAGTTTCATTTTGAAAAACATTAA
- a CDS encoding undecaprenyl-diphosphate phosphatase yields MILILKSIIIAIVEGITEFLPVSSTGHMIIAGHFINFKGEFANLFEIVIQLGAILAIVVLYWNKIWTTVVEFFTLKQRGLKFWFTILVGAIPAAILGVLFDDMIEEKLMNPFTVALALIVGAILMIIIEGKFRNRNGIQEIEDISYKKAFIIGMFQCLAMWPGMSRSASTIMGAWIVGLNTVGAAEFSFFLALPTMVGASGLKLYKSGFNLTTNETIALVVGFVVSFIVAIVVVRQFIEYLKKKPMRGFAIYRLILGFVILGLMYFKFF; encoded by the coding sequence ATAATCTTAATATTAAAGTCTATTATTATAGCCATCGTAGAGGGGATAACAGAATTTTTACCTGTATCATCTACAGGTCATATGATAATAGCTGGCCACTTTATAAATTTTAAAGGTGAGTTCGCTAATTTATTTGAAATTGTAATTCAACTTGGAGCTATACTAGCTATAGTGGTTTTATATTGGAATAAAATTTGGACAACCGTAGTGGAATTTTTTACTTTAAAACAGAGAGGATTAAAGTTTTGGTTCACTATTTTGGTAGGGGCTATACCAGCTGCGATTTTAGGAGTTTTATTTGATGATATGATTGAAGAAAAACTTATGAATCCATTCACTGTAGCACTTGCTTTAATCGTTGGGGCAATATTAATGATAATTATAGAGGGCAAATTTAGAAATAGAAATGGAATACAAGAAATAGAAGATATAAGTTATAAAAAAGCTTTTATTATAGGTATGTTTCAATGTTTAGCTATGTGGCCTGGAATGTCAAGGTCAGCATCTACAATTATGGGTGCATGGATTGTAGGATTAAACACTGTAGGAGCTGCAGAATTTTCATTCTTCCTAGCACTTCCTACTATGGTAGGTGCATCAGGGTTGAAACTTTATAAAAGTGGATTTAACTTAACAACAAATGAAACAATTGCACTTGTAGTTGGATTTGTAGTATCTTTTATAGTAGCTATAGTTGTTGTAAGGCAATTTATAGAATATTTAAAGAAAAAACCTATGAGGGGTTTTGCAATCTATAGACTTATATTAGGTTTTGTGATTTTAGGTCTTATGTACTTTAAATTCTTTTAA
- a CDS encoding Mur ligase family protein, translating to MTKINIKSFFSIISSKTIIKLCKIFSKGGTNFPGKIALKIDKNILNTVAKGYRVILVTGTNGKTTTTNMIYNIIKSTGKKVITNSSGANLYPGIVTSFVSNFSFKNNNDEKFAVIEVDEANVKFITKHVNPEIITITNLFRDQLDRYGEVYTTLEKILDGVQNVPNSTLVLNGDESLLGSLDLKNKVIYYGFESYDSESNKVHINSDAKFCKFCKTSYKYNFVTYNHLGDYYCPNCGYKHPELKYKVEKVLDKTPNSSTVVINNEEILINQPGTYNIYNALCAYAIGSELSIDKQNINKSLENQESSFGRQEEISIDNKKIKIILVKNPAGYDEALNTLLLDKRKINLSFMLNDNYADGRDVSWIWDVDFEKLKKLNVSKIIVSGMRKYDMAVRLKICGFNEKDFIICNDFENIVESIKSNTEDFTYILATYTAMTDFRKFLNAKGYAKEIW from the coding sequence GTGACTAAAATTAATATTAAATCTTTTTTCAGTATTATAAGTTCTAAAACAATTATAAAGCTTTGCAAGATTTTTTCTAAAGGAGGTACTAATTTTCCTGGAAAAATCGCCTTAAAAATAGACAAAAACATTCTAAATACAGTAGCTAAAGGCTACAGAGTCATCCTTGTAACAGGAACAAATGGCAAAACTACCACTACTAATATGATATACAATATAATAAAATCTACTGGCAAAAAAGTTATAACTAATTCCTCTGGTGCAAATCTTTATCCTGGAATTGTAACTTCTTTTGTATCAAACTTTTCATTTAAAAATAATAATGATGAAAAATTTGCAGTTATTGAAGTAGATGAAGCTAATGTAAAGTTTATAACTAAACATGTAAATCCAGAAATAATCACTATAACTAATCTATTTAGAGACCAATTAGATAGATATGGAGAAGTGTATACTACTCTTGAGAAGATCCTAGATGGAGTACAAAATGTGCCTAACTCTACCCTTGTATTAAATGGTGATGAATCTCTTTTAGGAAGTTTAGATCTTAAAAATAAAGTTATTTACTATGGATTTGAAAGCTATGACTCAGAATCTAATAAAGTCCATATTAACTCTGATGCAAAGTTTTGTAAGTTCTGCAAAACTTCCTATAAATATAATTTTGTAACTTATAATCACCTAGGGGATTACTATTGCCCTAATTGTGGTTATAAGCACCCTGAATTAAAATATAAAGTTGAAAAAGTTTTAGATAAAACTCCTAATAGTTCAACAGTTGTGATTAATAATGAAGAAATACTAATAAATCAACCTGGTACTTATAATATATATAATGCACTATGTGCGTACGCAATAGGTTCTGAACTTTCTATTGATAAACAAAATATAAATAAGTCTTTAGAAAACCAGGAAAGTAGCTTTGGTCGTCAAGAAGAAATATCTATAGATAATAAAAAAATAAAAATTATTCTAGTTAAAAATCCAGCTGGATACGATGAAGCTCTAAATACATTATTATTGGATAAAAGAAAAATAAATTTAAGTTTTATGTTAAATGATAATTATGCTGATGGTAGAGATGTATCTTGGATATGGGATGTAGACTTTGAAAAACTAAAAAAATTAAACGTAAGTAAAATAATAGTATCTGGTATGAGAAAATATGATATGGCCGTTAGGTTAAAAATTTGTGGATTTAATGAAAAAGATTTTATTATATGTAATGACTTTGAAAATATCGTGGAGTCAATTAAATCCAACACAGAAGATTTTACTTATATTTTAGCTACTTATACTGCAATGACCGACTTTAGAAAATTCTTAAATGCTAAAGGATATGCAAAAGAAATTTGGTAA
- the pckA gene encoding phosphoenolpyruvate carboxykinase (ATP), giving the protein MGNCIKEDLQKMNIETSKEIYVNLSSAKLVEEAVKRGEGILANNGSLVINTGKYTGRSPKDRFIVRHESINEKINWGSSNLPIEEEVFDKLYNRMCDYLKDKNLYIFNGFVGAMKEHRLSIRVINELASQSLFASSLFRRPSEDELKEHKPEFTVIAAPGLKVDPKEYGINSEAFILVNFNKRIVLIGGTQYSGEIKKSMFSVMNFLLPENNIFPMHCSANIGEEGDTAIFFGLSGTGKTTLSADKDRRLIGDDEHGWCDQGVFNFEGGCYAKTIKLSREKEREIYDALKFGAILENVVLNENREPDYDDGSRTENTRGAYPLHHICNLEESGKGGHPNTIIFLTADAFGVLPPISKLTKESAMYHFMSGYTSKLAGTERGITEPKATFSACFGEPFMLMSPYVYAKLLGEKINKYNTEVYLVNTGWIAGGYEKGYRMHLPYTRAMVRAALKGELKNVEYVKNERFNVLVPTEVPGVPSELLNPRNTWENKEEYDIKANELAEKFIENFNKYKDVPEEVIEAGPKSI; this is encoded by the coding sequence ATGGGTAATTGTATAAAAGAAGATTTACAAAAAATGAACATAGAAACTTCAAAAGAAATATATGTAAATCTATCTTCTGCTAAATTAGTAGAAGAGGCTGTTAAAAGGGGAGAAGGTATTCTAGCAAACAATGGTTCATTGGTTATAAATACGGGTAAATATACAGGAAGATCACCTAAGGATAGATTTATTGTTAGACATGAGAGTATTAATGAAAAGATAAACTGGGGAAGCAGCAACCTTCCTATAGAAGAAGAAGTATTTGATAAATTATACAATAGAATGTGTGATTATTTAAAAGATAAAAATTTATATATATTTAATGGATTTGTAGGAGCTATGAAAGAGCATAGATTATCCATTAGAGTAATTAATGAATTAGCATCTCAATCACTTTTTGCAAGTTCATTATTTAGAAGGCCAAGTGAAGATGAATTAAAAGAACATAAACCAGAATTTACAGTTATTGCAGCACCAGGTTTAAAAGTAGATCCAAAGGAATATGGAATAAATTCAGAAGCTTTTATATTAGTTAACTTTAATAAGAGAATAGTTTTAATAGGTGGAACTCAATATTCAGGAGAAATTAAAAAATCTATGTTCTCTGTAATGAATTTCTTACTACCAGAGAACAATATATTCCCAATGCACTGTTCTGCAAATATTGGAGAAGAAGGGGATACGGCTATTTTCTTTGGACTATCAGGAACAGGGAAGACAACATTATCTGCAGATAAAGATAGAAGATTAATTGGTGATGACGAGCATGGATGGTGTGATCAGGGAGTATTTAATTTTGAAGGTGGATGTTACGCTAAGACTATAAAGTTAAGCAGAGAAAAAGAGAGAGAAATTTATGATGCTTTAAAATTTGGAGCTATATTAGAAAATGTAGTTTTAAATGAAAATAGAGAGCCAGATTATGATGATGGAAGTAGAACAGAAAATACAAGAGGAGCATATCCACTACATCATATTTGTAATTTAGAGGAAAGCGGAAAAGGTGGACATCCCAACACTATAATTTTCTTAACAGCAGATGCTTTTGGAGTACTACCTCCAATTTCAAAGCTTACTAAGGAAAGTGCTATGTACCACTTTATGTCAGGATATACAAGTAAACTTGCAGGGACAGAAAGAGGAATTACAGAACCTAAAGCTACTTTTTCAGCATGTTTTGGAGAGCCATTTATGTTAATGAGTCCTTATGTATATGCTAAACTTTTAGGAGAAAAAATTAATAAGTACAATACAGAAGTTTATCTTGTTAATACAGGATGGATAGCTGGTGGATATGAAAAAGGTTACAGGATGCATCTTCCATATACTAGAGCAATGGTAAGAGCAGCTTTAAAAGGAGAGCTTAAAAATGTGGAATACGTTAAAAATGAAAGATTTAATGTCTTAGTGCCAACAGAAGTTCCAGGTGTACCATCAGAATTATTAAATCCTAGAAATACGTGGGAAAATAAAGAAGAGTACGACATTAAGGCTAATGAACTTGCAGAAAAGTTCATAGAAAACTTTAATAAATACAAGGATGTACCAGAAGAAGTTATAGAAGCTGGTCCTAAAAGTATATAG
- the galE gene encoding UDP-glucose 4-epimerase GalE — MKVLVCGGAGYIGSHMVAELLENNHEVIVLDNFQKGHRDAILGGKIYEGDIRDRKILDKVFSENNIDAVIDFAAESLVGESVVEPLKYFNNNVYGTICLLEAMRDYDVKYIIFSSTAATYGEPENIPIVENDKTFPTNPYGESKLAVEKILKWCDNAYGIKYTALRYFNAAGAHINGKIGEDHSPETHLIPIIMQAVLGKREKVFIFGDDYNTKDGTCVRDYIHVTDLASAHLLALERLMRGEESDIYNLGNGKGFSVKEVIDTVKKIAGRDFKVEISERRAGDPVTLIASSERAIKELGWKSKYDSLETIIETAWNWHLNHLEGYEK; from the coding sequence ATGAAAGTTTTAGTTTGTGGTGGTGCTGGATATATTGGAAGTCATATGGTAGCAGAACTATTAGAAAATAATCATGAAGTTATAGTATTAGATAATTTTCAAAAAGGTCATAGGGATGCTATTTTAGGTGGGAAAATATACGAAGGTGATATAAGAGATAGAAAAATTTTGGACAAGGTATTTAGTGAAAATAATATAGATGCAGTTATAGATTTTGCTGCAGAATCCTTAGTTGGGGAAAGCGTAGTAGAACCCTTAAAATATTTTAATAATAATGTATATGGAACAATATGTTTATTAGAGGCTATGAGGGATTATGATGTTAAATACATAATATTCTCATCTACAGCAGCGACTTATGGAGAGCCTGAAAATATTCCCATAGTAGAGAATGATAAAACTTTCCCAACAAATCCATATGGAGAGTCTAAACTAGCTGTGGAGAAAATTCTAAAATGGTGTGACAATGCATACGGTATAAAGTATACTGCATTAAGATATTTTAACGCAGCAGGAGCACATATAAACGGAAAAATCGGAGAGGATCATAGTCCAGAAACTCATTTAATTCCAATAATAATGCAAGCAGTTTTAGGTAAGAGAGAGAAAGTATTTATTTTTGGAGATGACTATAATACTAAAGATGGAACATGCGTTAGAGATTATATTCATGTTACAGACCTTGCAAGTGCACACCTCTTAGCCTTAGAAAGGTTAATGAGGGGAGAAGAAAGTGATATATATAACTTAGGTAATGGAAAGGGATTTTCAGTAAAAGAAGTAATAGATACAGTAAAGAAAATTGCAGGTAGAGATTTTAAGGTAGAAATTTCTGAAAGACGTGCAGGAGACCCAGTCACTTTAATTGCTTCATCAGAGAGGGCAATTAAAGAACTTGGATGGAAGTCTAAGTACGATTCATTAGAAACTATAATAGAAACTGCTTGGAACTGGCATTTAAATCATTTGGAAGGATATGAAAAATAG
- a CDS encoding polysaccharide deacetylase family protein → MRTKRTLSLMLVFILVISVCFLNTNIAKAEEEKKEKVIYLTFDDGPSPNNTLKVLDILKEEKVTATFFLIGESAEKYPHIVKELNKNGMAIGAHSYTHKTSYIYRSQENYKEDMCKCVASLEQIIGKDLINIIRMPCGSSTNICNKAVKKEIKKCVLNKDLYYIDWNVTGEDAIGKNVPKAKIKRNILKTTKGKNEVVLLLHDGYYNTTTREVLRDVIQHYKKEGYTFKNLKNLPKEDIERLKNLKVLNK, encoded by the coding sequence ATGAGAACCAAAAGAACTTTGAGTTTAATGTTAGTTTTTATCTTAGTTATTTCAGTATGTTTTTTAAATACAAATATAGCTAAAGCAGAAGAAGAAAAAAAAGAGAAGGTGATATATCTTACTTTTGATGATGGGCCATCTCCTAATAATACTTTAAAAGTTTTAGATATATTAAAAGAGGAAAAAGTAACAGCAACTTTCTTTTTAATAGGAGAAAGTGCAGAGAAATATCCTCATATAGTGAAGGAACTTAATAAAAATGGTATGGCCATTGGAGCTCACAGTTATACACACAAGACATCATATATTTATAGATCACAAGAAAACTATAAGGAAGATATGTGTAAATGTGTTGCTTCACTAGAACAAATTATAGGCAAGGACTTAATTAATATAATAAGAATGCCCTGCGGTTCTAGTACAAATATTTGTAATAAAGCAGTAAAAAAGGAAATTAAGAAGTGTGTTTTAAATAAAGATCTATATTATATTGATTGGAATGTTACTGGAGAAGATGCTATAGGAAAAAATGTACCTAAGGCTAAGATTAAAAGAAATATTTTAAAGACTACAAAGGGTAAGAATGAGGTAGTATTACTTTTACATGACGGATACTATAACACCACGACTAGAGAAGTTTTAAGAGATGTAATACAGCATTATAAAAAGGAAGGTTACACATTTAAAAATCTAAAAAACTTACCTAAAGAAGATATAGAAAGATTAAAAAATCTAAAGGTTTTAAACAAATAA
- a CDS encoding DUF5107 domain-containing protein, producing MFKEVLFKGVKTLEFENDILRVKIIPSIGGKIASIYHKVKDFELLFQNKEDNYKKPELYSKFEEYDAAGFDDAFPTIDQCKVEIEGKKVIYPDHGEIWTSEFNLDLVTENSITLSFKSSILPYIYTKKISIDKETIDINYFIKNIGEDDFPCIWTAHYLVNCEEDMEINFPEGTKEVVNVQKSSMLGNVNEIHTYPETKDLNGKDYCLNRVLNINSSHTEKYYANKKVEEGYCSIYYRSKDIRYSLSYDRDILPYLGFWVTEGGFRGDYNCALEPTNGYYDSIQIASKEDKLFILKSGQELEFTMTIGLS from the coding sequence ATGTTTAAGGAAGTATTATTTAAAGGGGTAAAAACTTTAGAATTTGAAAATGATATTTTAAGAGTTAAGATAATTCCTTCAATAGGAGGAAAAATAGCTTCTATTTATCATAAAGTAAAAGACTTTGAACTTCTTTTTCAAAATAAAGAGGATAATTATAAAAAACCAGAACTTTATTCAAAATTTGAAGAATATGATGCTGCAGGATTTGATGATGCATTTCCTACTATTGATCAATGTAAAGTAGAAATAGAAGGTAAAAAAGTTATATATCCAGATCATGGTGAAATATGGACTTCAGAATTTAATTTAGATTTAGTTACTGAGAATAGTATTACATTGAGTTTTAAAAGCTCTATATTACCATATATATATACTAAAAAAATTTCTATAGATAAAGAAACTATAGATATAAATTATTTTATAAAAAATATTGGAGAAGATGATTTCCCATGTATTTGGACAGCACATTATTTAGTTAATTGTGAAGAAGATATGGAAATAAATTTTCCAGAAGGCACAAAAGAAGTGGTAAATGTTCAAAAAAGCTCTATGCTAGGAAATGTTAATGAAATACATACATATCCAGAAACAAAAGATTTAAATGGAAAAGATTATTGTTTAAACAGAGTATTAAACATTAATAGTAGTCATACTGAAAAGTATTATGCTAATAAAAAGGTAGAAGAAGGCTATTGCTCTATTTATTATAGGAGTAAAGATATAAGGTATAGCTTAAGTTATGATAGGGACATATTGCCTTATTTAGGTTTTTGGGTTACAGAAGGTGGATTTAGAGGTGATTATAATTGTGCCTTAGAACCAACTAATGGATACTATGATAGTATACAGATTGCATCTAAAGAAGATAAACTTTTTATTTTAAAAAGTGGACAGGAATTAGAATTTACTATGACTATAGGATTAAGCTAA